From the genome of Miscanthus floridulus cultivar M001 chromosome 10, ASM1932011v1, whole genome shotgun sequence, one region includes:
- the LOC136487819 gene encoding fatty acid amide hydrolase-like isoform X1, with product MGLFSTPAKVYKPAAEVDLGPDSGEHYISPNVKAPRVAGFLVKMLAWVLETHVLGWIVLSVLKRDNLIYKLVSDAEIPEPPLFTATHAWQAAIPEQQVSVTEPDLSPAERVQAAVACIPADLEPPAAALADGPSFRRWTVRDFHRAYSSGQTTPVMVARRFLAAVEECSGPDLNMGLFISCDPGDVLRQADASTRRYQQGAPLSAMDGVLVAVKDEIDCLPYPTTGGTQWLGSARRCVADAACVAQLRACGAVMAGKANMHELGAGTSGINPHHGSTRNPYNVGRVSGGSSGGSAAAVCAGLCPVALGADGGGSVRMPAALCGVVGFKPTAGRLSNSGLLPLNWTVGMPGILAATVEDTLIAYAAIADQSKPSPLQQPELNLPMLTCTRSMPNIRLAKYAKWFDDSSEDIRSLCGKALQMLRTHYGWESVDVTVPEIEEMRLAHYVTMGSECTASLAKYLDNMDRSEIGWDVRIALSAYGSFSSRDYLNSQRLRCRQMYFHEKIFETADAIVTPMTGVTAYALQDDALSTGELDYINGAALVRYSIAGNFLGLPAITVPVGYDRGGLPVGLQFIGRPWSEAMLLHLAYAMQEACGKEHRKKPKVHYDLLRNQ from the exons ATGGGTCTCTTCAGCACGCCGGCCAAGGTGTACAAGCCGGCGGCGGAGGTGGACCTTGGCCCGGACAGCGGCGAGCACTACATCAGCCCCAACGTCAAAG CTCCACGCGTCGCCGGGTTCCTGGTGAAGATGCTGGCGTGGGTGCTCGAGACGCACGTCCTCGGCTGGATCGTGCTCTCTGTCCTCAAGAGGGACAACCTCATCTACAAG CTCGTCTCGGACGCCGAGATCCCTGAGCCGCCGCTGTTCACGGCCACCCACGCATGGCAAG CAGCGATCCCCGAGCAGCAAGTGAGCGTGACGGAGCCCGACTTGTCGCCGGCGGAGCGCGTGCAGGCGGCCGTCGCCTGCATCCCAGCTGACCTggagccgccggcggcggcgctcgcTGATGGCCCGTCGTTCAGGCGTTGGACGGTGCGGGACTTCCACAGGGCCTACAGCTCAGGACAGACTACCCCTGTCATG GTGGCGCGGAGATTCCTGGCAGCAGTGGAGGAATGTTCGGGGCCGGATCTGAACATGGGCTTGTTCATCAGCTGCGACCCCGGGGACGTGCTGCGCCAGGCCGACGCCTCCACCCGCAGATACCAGCAAG GGGCGCCGCTGTCCGCCATGGACGGAGTGCTGGTTGCCGTCAAGGACGAGATCGACTGCCTGCCGTACCCGACCACCG GCGGCACGCAGTGGCTGGGGTCGGCGCGGCGGTGCGTGGCGGACGCGGCGTGCGTGGCGCAGCTGCGAGCGTGCGGCGCCGTGATGGCCGGCAAGGCCAACATGCACGAGCTCGGCGCTGGCACCAGCGGCATCAACCCGCACCACGGCTCCACGCGCAACCCCTACAACGTCGGCAGGGTCTCCGGCGGCTCCTCGGGCGGGTCCGCCGCCGCAGTCTGCGCTGGGCTCTGCCCCGTCGCCCTCGGCGCCGACGGAGGCG GGTCCGTGCGCATGCCGGCGGCGCTCTGTGGCGTCGTCGGGTTCAAGCCGACCGCCGGCCGGCTCTCCAACTCCGG GCTTCTTCCCCTGAACTGGACGGTCGGCATGCCGGGGATCCTAGCAGCAACGGTCGAGGACACGCTCATCGC TTATGCGGCCATTGCTGATCAGTCAAAACCAAGCCCTTTGCAG CAGCCTGAACTGAACCTGCCCATGCTGACATGCACGAGGTCCATGCCTAACATCAGGCTCGCCAAATACGCAAAG TGGTTCGACGATAGTTCAGAGGACATCAGGAGCCTCTGCGGGAAGGCTCTGCAGATGCTGCGCACGCACTACGGTTGGGAG AGTGTGGACGTCACAGTCCCGGAGATCGAAGAGATGCGGCTGGCGCACTACGTGACCATGGGCTCAGAGTGCACTGCCTCCCTCGCAAAGTATCTCGACAACAT GGACAGGTCTGAGATCGGGTGGGACGTCAGGATCGCGCTCAGCGCCTACGGATCCTTCAGCAGCAGAGATTACCTCAACTCGCAGCGCCTCCG ATGCCGTCAGATGTACTTCCACGAGAAGATCTTCGAGACAGCCGACGCCATCGTCACGCCGATGACAGG GGTGACGGCGTACGCACTGCAGGACGACGCGTTGAGCACGGGGGAGCTGGACTACATCAACGGAG CTGCTCTGGTGCGGTACTCAATCGCGGGGAACTTCCTGGGGCTGCCGGCGATCACCGTGCCGGTTGGGTACGACAGGGGAGGGCTCCCCGTGGGGCTCCAGTTCATCGGCCGCCCGTGGTCGGAGGCCATGCTGCTGCACCTCGCCTACGCCATGCAGGAGGCGTGCGGCAAGGAGCACCGGAAGAAGCCCAAGGTGCACTACGACCTCCTCAGGAATCAGTAG
- the LOC136487819 gene encoding fatty acid amide hydrolase-like isoform X4, with translation MGLFSTPAKVYKPAAEVDLGPDSGEHYISPNVKAPRVAGFLVKMLAWVLETHVLGWIVLSVLKRDNLIYKLVSDAEIPEPPLFTATHAWQAIPEQQVSVTEPDLSPAERVQAAVACIPADLEPPAAALADGPSFRRWTVRDFHRAYSSGQTTPVMVARRFLAAVEECSGPDLNMGLFISCDPGDVLRQADASTRRYQQGAPLSAMDGVLVAVKDEIDCLPYPTTGGTQWLGSARRCVADAACVAQLRACGAVMAGKANMHELGAGTSGINPHHGSTRNPYNVGRVSGGSSGGSAAAVCAGLCPVALGADGGGSVRMPAALCGVVGFKPTAGRLSNSGLLPLNWTVGMPGILAATVEDTLIAYAAIADQSKPSPLQQPELNLPMLTCTRSMPNIRLAKYAKWFDDSSEDIRSLCGKALQMLRTHYGWESVDVTVPEIEEMRLAHYVTMGSECTASLAKYLDNMDRSEIGWDVRIALSAYGSFSSRDYLNSQRLR, from the exons ATGGGTCTCTTCAGCACGCCGGCCAAGGTGTACAAGCCGGCGGCGGAGGTGGACCTTGGCCCGGACAGCGGCGAGCACTACATCAGCCCCAACGTCAAAG CTCCACGCGTCGCCGGGTTCCTGGTGAAGATGCTGGCGTGGGTGCTCGAGACGCACGTCCTCGGCTGGATCGTGCTCTCTGTCCTCAAGAGGGACAACCTCATCTACAAG CTCGTCTCGGACGCCGAGATCCCTGAGCCGCCGCTGTTCACGGCCACCCACGCATGGCAAG CGATCCCCGAGCAGCAAGTGAGCGTGACGGAGCCCGACTTGTCGCCGGCGGAGCGCGTGCAGGCGGCCGTCGCCTGCATCCCAGCTGACCTggagccgccggcggcggcgctcgcTGATGGCCCGTCGTTCAGGCGTTGGACGGTGCGGGACTTCCACAGGGCCTACAGCTCAGGACAGACTACCCCTGTCATG GTGGCGCGGAGATTCCTGGCAGCAGTGGAGGAATGTTCGGGGCCGGATCTGAACATGGGCTTGTTCATCAGCTGCGACCCCGGGGACGTGCTGCGCCAGGCCGACGCCTCCACCCGCAGATACCAGCAAG GGGCGCCGCTGTCCGCCATGGACGGAGTGCTGGTTGCCGTCAAGGACGAGATCGACTGCCTGCCGTACCCGACCACCG GCGGCACGCAGTGGCTGGGGTCGGCGCGGCGGTGCGTGGCGGACGCGGCGTGCGTGGCGCAGCTGCGAGCGTGCGGCGCCGTGATGGCCGGCAAGGCCAACATGCACGAGCTCGGCGCTGGCACCAGCGGCATCAACCCGCACCACGGCTCCACGCGCAACCCCTACAACGTCGGCAGGGTCTCCGGCGGCTCCTCGGGCGGGTCCGCCGCCGCAGTCTGCGCTGGGCTCTGCCCCGTCGCCCTCGGCGCCGACGGAGGCG GGTCCGTGCGCATGCCGGCGGCGCTCTGTGGCGTCGTCGGGTTCAAGCCGACCGCCGGCCGGCTCTCCAACTCCGG GCTTCTTCCCCTGAACTGGACGGTCGGCATGCCGGGGATCCTAGCAGCAACGGTCGAGGACACGCTCATCGC TTATGCGGCCATTGCTGATCAGTCAAAACCAAGCCCTTTGCAG CAGCCTGAACTGAACCTGCCCATGCTGACATGCACGAGGTCCATGCCTAACATCAGGCTCGCCAAATACGCAAAG TGGTTCGACGATAGTTCAGAGGACATCAGGAGCCTCTGCGGGAAGGCTCTGCAGATGCTGCGCACGCACTACGGTTGGGAG AGTGTGGACGTCACAGTCCCGGAGATCGAAGAGATGCGGCTGGCGCACTACGTGACCATGGGCTCAGAGTGCACTGCCTCCCTCGCAAAGTATCTCGACAACAT GGACAGGTCTGAGATCGGGTGGGACGTCAGGATCGCGCTCAGCGCCTACGGATCCTTCAGCAGCAGAGATTACCTCAACTCGCAGCGCCTCCGGTAG
- the LOC136487819 gene encoding fatty acid amide hydrolase-like isoform X3: MGLFSTPAKVYKPAAEVDLGPDSGEHYISPNVKAPRVAGFLVKMLAWVLETHVLGWIVLSVLKRDNLIYKLVSDAEIPEPPLFTATHAWQAIPEQQVSVTEPDLSPAERVQAAVACIPADLEPPAAALADGPSFRRWTVRDFHRAYSSGQTTPVMVARRFLAAVEECSGPDLNMGLFISCDPGDVLRQADASTRRYQQGAPLSAMDGVLVAVKDEIDCLPYPTTGGTQWLGSARRCVADAACVAQLRACGAVMAGKANMHELGAGTSGINPHHGSTRNPYNVGRVSGGSSGGSAAAVCAGLCPVALGADGGGSVRMPAALCGVVGFKPTAGRLSNSGLLPLNWTVGMPGILAATVEDTLIAYAAIADQSKPSPLQPELNLPMLTCTRSMPNIRLAKYAKWFDDSSEDIRSLCGKALQMLRTHYGWESVDVTVPEIEEMRLAHYVTMGSECTASLAKYLDNMDRSEIGWDVRIALSAYGSFSSRDYLNSQRLRCRQMYFHEKIFETADAIVTPMTGVTAYALQDDALSTGELDYINGAALVRYSIAGNFLGLPAITVPVGYDRGGLPVGLQFIGRPWSEAMLLHLAYAMQEACGKEHRKKPKVHYDLLRNQ; the protein is encoded by the exons ATGGGTCTCTTCAGCACGCCGGCCAAGGTGTACAAGCCGGCGGCGGAGGTGGACCTTGGCCCGGACAGCGGCGAGCACTACATCAGCCCCAACGTCAAAG CTCCACGCGTCGCCGGGTTCCTGGTGAAGATGCTGGCGTGGGTGCTCGAGACGCACGTCCTCGGCTGGATCGTGCTCTCTGTCCTCAAGAGGGACAACCTCATCTACAAG CTCGTCTCGGACGCCGAGATCCCTGAGCCGCCGCTGTTCACGGCCACCCACGCATGGCAAG CGATCCCCGAGCAGCAAGTGAGCGTGACGGAGCCCGACTTGTCGCCGGCGGAGCGCGTGCAGGCGGCCGTCGCCTGCATCCCAGCTGACCTggagccgccggcggcggcgctcgcTGATGGCCCGTCGTTCAGGCGTTGGACGGTGCGGGACTTCCACAGGGCCTACAGCTCAGGACAGACTACCCCTGTCATG GTGGCGCGGAGATTCCTGGCAGCAGTGGAGGAATGTTCGGGGCCGGATCTGAACATGGGCTTGTTCATCAGCTGCGACCCCGGGGACGTGCTGCGCCAGGCCGACGCCTCCACCCGCAGATACCAGCAAG GGGCGCCGCTGTCCGCCATGGACGGAGTGCTGGTTGCCGTCAAGGACGAGATCGACTGCCTGCCGTACCCGACCACCG GCGGCACGCAGTGGCTGGGGTCGGCGCGGCGGTGCGTGGCGGACGCGGCGTGCGTGGCGCAGCTGCGAGCGTGCGGCGCCGTGATGGCCGGCAAGGCCAACATGCACGAGCTCGGCGCTGGCACCAGCGGCATCAACCCGCACCACGGCTCCACGCGCAACCCCTACAACGTCGGCAGGGTCTCCGGCGGCTCCTCGGGCGGGTCCGCCGCCGCAGTCTGCGCTGGGCTCTGCCCCGTCGCCCTCGGCGCCGACGGAGGCG GGTCCGTGCGCATGCCGGCGGCGCTCTGTGGCGTCGTCGGGTTCAAGCCGACCGCCGGCCGGCTCTCCAACTCCGG GCTTCTTCCCCTGAACTGGACGGTCGGCATGCCGGGGATCCTAGCAGCAACGGTCGAGGACACGCTCATCGC TTATGCGGCCATTGCTGATCAGTCAAAACCAAGCCCTTTGCAG CCTGAACTGAACCTGCCCATGCTGACATGCACGAGGTCCATGCCTAACATCAGGCTCGCCAAATACGCAAAG TGGTTCGACGATAGTTCAGAGGACATCAGGAGCCTCTGCGGGAAGGCTCTGCAGATGCTGCGCACGCACTACGGTTGGGAG AGTGTGGACGTCACAGTCCCGGAGATCGAAGAGATGCGGCTGGCGCACTACGTGACCATGGGCTCAGAGTGCACTGCCTCCCTCGCAAAGTATCTCGACAACAT GGACAGGTCTGAGATCGGGTGGGACGTCAGGATCGCGCTCAGCGCCTACGGATCCTTCAGCAGCAGAGATTACCTCAACTCGCAGCGCCTCCG ATGCCGTCAGATGTACTTCCACGAGAAGATCTTCGAGACAGCCGACGCCATCGTCACGCCGATGACAGG GGTGACGGCGTACGCACTGCAGGACGACGCGTTGAGCACGGGGGAGCTGGACTACATCAACGGAG CTGCTCTGGTGCGGTACTCAATCGCGGGGAACTTCCTGGGGCTGCCGGCGATCACCGTGCCGGTTGGGTACGACAGGGGAGGGCTCCCCGTGGGGCTCCAGTTCATCGGCCGCCCGTGGTCGGAGGCCATGCTGCTGCACCTCGCCTACGCCATGCAGGAGGCGTGCGGCAAGGAGCACCGGAAGAAGCCCAAGGTGCACTACGACCTCCTCAGGAATCAGTAG
- the LOC136487819 gene encoding fatty acid amide hydrolase-like isoform X2 produces the protein MGLFSTPAKVYKPAAEVDLGPDSGEHYISPNVKAPRVAGFLVKMLAWVLETHVLGWIVLSVLKRDNLIYKLVSDAEIPEPPLFTATHAWQAAIPEQQVSVTEPDLSPAERVQAAVACIPADLEPPAAALADGPSFRRWTVRDFHRAYSSGQTTPVMVARRFLAAVEECSGPDLNMGLFISCDPGDVLRQADASTRRYQQGAPLSAMDGVLVAVKDEIDCLPYPTTGGTQWLGSARRCVADAACVAQLRACGAVMAGKANMHELGAGTSGINPHHGSTRNPYNVGRVSGGSSGGSAAAVCAGLCPVALGADGGGSVRMPAALCGVVGFKPTAGRLSNSGLLPLNWTVGMPGILAATVEDTLIAYAAIADQSKPSPLQPELNLPMLTCTRSMPNIRLAKYAKWFDDSSEDIRSLCGKALQMLRTHYGWESVDVTVPEIEEMRLAHYVTMGSECTASLAKYLDNMDRSEIGWDVRIALSAYGSFSSRDYLNSQRLRCRQMYFHEKIFETADAIVTPMTGVTAYALQDDALSTGELDYINGAALVRYSIAGNFLGLPAITVPVGYDRGGLPVGLQFIGRPWSEAMLLHLAYAMQEACGKEHRKKPKVHYDLLRNQ, from the exons ATGGGTCTCTTCAGCACGCCGGCCAAGGTGTACAAGCCGGCGGCGGAGGTGGACCTTGGCCCGGACAGCGGCGAGCACTACATCAGCCCCAACGTCAAAG CTCCACGCGTCGCCGGGTTCCTGGTGAAGATGCTGGCGTGGGTGCTCGAGACGCACGTCCTCGGCTGGATCGTGCTCTCTGTCCTCAAGAGGGACAACCTCATCTACAAG CTCGTCTCGGACGCCGAGATCCCTGAGCCGCCGCTGTTCACGGCCACCCACGCATGGCAAG CAGCGATCCCCGAGCAGCAAGTGAGCGTGACGGAGCCCGACTTGTCGCCGGCGGAGCGCGTGCAGGCGGCCGTCGCCTGCATCCCAGCTGACCTggagccgccggcggcggcgctcgcTGATGGCCCGTCGTTCAGGCGTTGGACGGTGCGGGACTTCCACAGGGCCTACAGCTCAGGACAGACTACCCCTGTCATG GTGGCGCGGAGATTCCTGGCAGCAGTGGAGGAATGTTCGGGGCCGGATCTGAACATGGGCTTGTTCATCAGCTGCGACCCCGGGGACGTGCTGCGCCAGGCCGACGCCTCCACCCGCAGATACCAGCAAG GGGCGCCGCTGTCCGCCATGGACGGAGTGCTGGTTGCCGTCAAGGACGAGATCGACTGCCTGCCGTACCCGACCACCG GCGGCACGCAGTGGCTGGGGTCGGCGCGGCGGTGCGTGGCGGACGCGGCGTGCGTGGCGCAGCTGCGAGCGTGCGGCGCCGTGATGGCCGGCAAGGCCAACATGCACGAGCTCGGCGCTGGCACCAGCGGCATCAACCCGCACCACGGCTCCACGCGCAACCCCTACAACGTCGGCAGGGTCTCCGGCGGCTCCTCGGGCGGGTCCGCCGCCGCAGTCTGCGCTGGGCTCTGCCCCGTCGCCCTCGGCGCCGACGGAGGCG GGTCCGTGCGCATGCCGGCGGCGCTCTGTGGCGTCGTCGGGTTCAAGCCGACCGCCGGCCGGCTCTCCAACTCCGG GCTTCTTCCCCTGAACTGGACGGTCGGCATGCCGGGGATCCTAGCAGCAACGGTCGAGGACACGCTCATCGC TTATGCGGCCATTGCTGATCAGTCAAAACCAAGCCCTTTGCAG CCTGAACTGAACCTGCCCATGCTGACATGCACGAGGTCCATGCCTAACATCAGGCTCGCCAAATACGCAAAG TGGTTCGACGATAGTTCAGAGGACATCAGGAGCCTCTGCGGGAAGGCTCTGCAGATGCTGCGCACGCACTACGGTTGGGAG AGTGTGGACGTCACAGTCCCGGAGATCGAAGAGATGCGGCTGGCGCACTACGTGACCATGGGCTCAGAGTGCACTGCCTCCCTCGCAAAGTATCTCGACAACAT GGACAGGTCTGAGATCGGGTGGGACGTCAGGATCGCGCTCAGCGCCTACGGATCCTTCAGCAGCAGAGATTACCTCAACTCGCAGCGCCTCCG ATGCCGTCAGATGTACTTCCACGAGAAGATCTTCGAGACAGCCGACGCCATCGTCACGCCGATGACAGG GGTGACGGCGTACGCACTGCAGGACGACGCGTTGAGCACGGGGGAGCTGGACTACATCAACGGAG CTGCTCTGGTGCGGTACTCAATCGCGGGGAACTTCCTGGGGCTGCCGGCGATCACCGTGCCGGTTGGGTACGACAGGGGAGGGCTCCCCGTGGGGCTCCAGTTCATCGGCCGCCCGTGGTCGGAGGCCATGCTGCTGCACCTCGCCTACGCCATGCAGGAGGCGTGCGGCAAGGAGCACCGGAAGAAGCCCAAGGTGCACTACGACCTCCTCAGGAATCAGTAG